Proteins from a genomic interval of Vreelandella profundi:
- a CDS encoding MOSC domain-containing protein, with protein MEIAQLNIYPVKSLQGISLSQSVLQEHGLAWDRRWMLVDAHQRFVTQRQLPALATIGVELTDEHLVLSHPIVDSLRLPLTEPEGNLRLVNVWNDHCKARPESEEVTRWLEAALGEQAQGLSLVRFATEFNRAVEEDFLDGGAAHTYFADGYPFLLTTTGSLDALNQALVDGGQSSVPMNRFRPNIVIKCDQAWAEDRWVTLSAQSGGFQLALRKPSKRCKITTIDQYTAAVPAPAEPLKTLVVLNTQPTLKGAHFGQNATLLVGAGGVIRVGDALEAVARQI; from the coding sequence GTGGAGATTGCTCAGCTCAACATCTATCCCGTTAAGTCATTACAAGGCATCAGCTTGAGCCAAAGTGTGTTGCAGGAGCATGGGCTAGCCTGGGATCGCCGCTGGATGCTGGTGGATGCCCATCAACGTTTCGTGACTCAGCGTCAGCTGCCGGCGCTGGCCACGATCGGCGTTGAATTGACCGACGAGCACCTTGTGCTTTCACACCCCATCGTTGACTCGCTGCGCCTGCCATTAACTGAGCCCGAGGGAAACCTACGCCTCGTTAACGTGTGGAATGATCACTGCAAAGCGCGGCCTGAAAGCGAGGAAGTAACGCGGTGGCTAGAAGCTGCCCTGGGCGAACAGGCCCAAGGGCTCAGCTTGGTACGCTTTGCCACTGAGTTTAACCGTGCGGTCGAAGAAGATTTTCTGGACGGCGGGGCGGCACATACTTATTTCGCCGATGGCTACCCCTTTTTGCTTACCACTACCGGCTCCTTAGATGCCCTGAACCAAGCCTTGGTCGATGGTGGGCAATCGTCGGTGCCGATGAATCGTTTTCGACCGAATATCGTGATTAAGTGCGACCAAGCGTGGGCTGAAGACCGCTGGGTAACGCTGTCAGCGCAGAGCGGCGGTTTTCAACTAGCGCTGCGTAAGCCCTCAAAGCGTTGCAAAATTACCACTATCGATCAGTATACGGCGGCGGTACCTGCGCCTGCTGAACCGCTGAAAACGCTGGTGGTACTCAATACCCAGCCTACCCTGAAAGGCGCGCACTTTGGCCAAAATGCCACCTTGCTGGTCGGCGCGGGCGGCGTTATTCGCGTGGGGGATGCGCTGGAGGCAGTGGCCCGCCAGATCTAA
- a CDS encoding 2OG-Fe(II) oxygenase: protein MTPTITTSSPVLQTATQNALVDALVEQGWYVGREVIDLELCDALNHELLHRAAYNNLDEAGIGRGQQHLLRKDIRGDAIHWLDRESAAQRRYLDAMSELQQALNHALFLGLFEYEAHFSHYPPGAFYQRHVDSFRGRANRVISTVSYLTPDWPSDAGGEMVIYHPDDPALEIARVIPEAGTFACFLSETIAHEVLPTRQSRTSIAGWFRRNASLGGVLDPAR, encoded by the coding sequence ATGACCCCGACCATCACTACGTCGTCACCCGTGCTGCAAACAGCAACTCAAAACGCCCTGGTGGACGCGCTGGTCGAACAGGGCTGGTATGTCGGCCGAGAGGTTATTGACCTTGAACTTTGTGACGCGCTGAATCACGAGCTTCTGCACCGCGCGGCTTACAACAACTTAGATGAAGCGGGAATTGGCCGAGGCCAGCAGCATCTGCTGCGTAAAGATATTCGCGGGGATGCTATTCACTGGCTAGATCGTGAAAGCGCGGCTCAGCGGCGTTACTTAGATGCCATGAGCGAGCTACAGCAGGCGCTTAACCATGCATTGTTTTTAGGTCTGTTTGAGTATGAAGCACATTTTTCCCACTATCCGCCCGGCGCTTTTTATCAACGCCACGTGGATAGTTTTCGTGGTCGCGCCAATCGCGTGATCTCCACCGTCAGCTACTTAACACCCGACTGGCCAAGCGATGCCGGTGGCGAAATGGTGATCTACCACCCAGACGACCCCGCCCTGGAGATCGCCCGGGTGATACCCGAAGCAGGCACCTTCGCCTGCTTCTTGTCTGAAACTATCGCCCACGAAGTGCTGCCCACCCGCCAGTCGCGCACCAGCATTGCGGGCTGGTTTCGGCGCAATGCCTCGCTGGGCGGCGTACTTGACCCCGCCCGCTAG
- a CDS encoding L,D-transpeptidase family protein, translated as MISTARRYPLTRIKQLWLGSITLGAWLLASSAAASGGDSPRGHYPLPENGNMVGEVYTVAATEEDTLMDIARAHNVGYEEIRMANPDVSLWVPGEGTEVTIPGQFILPDEERTGIVINVAELRLYYYPDVKAGETPRVETYPIGIGRDAFNTPLGITETTMRLENPAWYPPESIRREAAERGDPAPAVVPPGAENPLGRFTMLLDIPGYMIHSTNQPDGVGMRASRGCIRMYPEDIESVFWRVPVGTQVNIIDAPIKLGWGASDESFVQAFTSTDEQAYGMQTLLNVVGLIEQYEGGNPRSVDYEQVREVLDQSNGQIVPLSS; from the coding sequence ATGATATCGACTGCTAGGCGCTACCCCTTAACGCGTATTAAGCAGCTGTGGCTCGGCAGTATCACGCTGGGTGCATGGCTGTTGGCGTCGTCTGCTGCTGCCAGCGGCGGGGACTCTCCTCGTGGGCATTATCCGCTGCCTGAAAACGGCAATATGGTGGGCGAGGTCTATACCGTTGCAGCCACGGAAGAAGATACGTTGATGGATATTGCCCGGGCACACAACGTGGGCTACGAAGAAATTCGTATGGCTAACCCTGACGTCAGCCTATGGGTGCCGGGGGAGGGAACCGAGGTAACGATCCCAGGGCAGTTTATTCTTCCCGATGAGGAGCGTACTGGCATTGTGATTAACGTGGCCGAGCTGCGCCTTTATTACTATCCCGACGTGAAGGCTGGCGAAACGCCGCGAGTAGAAACATATCCTATCGGCATCGGGCGTGACGCCTTTAATACGCCGCTGGGAATTACGGAAACGACCATGCGGCTTGAAAATCCGGCCTGGTATCCGCCTGAATCCATTCGTCGTGAGGCGGCCGAACGTGGCGACCCAGCCCCTGCCGTGGTGCCCCCCGGTGCTGAGAATCCTTTAGGCCGCTTCACTATGCTGCTGGATATCCCGGGCTATATGATTCACAGCACTAACCAGCCAGATGGCGTTGGAATGCGCGCCAGCAGAGGGTGCATCCGCATGTATCCTGAAGATATTGAATCTGTGTTCTGGCGCGTGCCGGTGGGTACCCAGGTCAATATTATCGATGCGCCGATCAAGCTAGGCTGGGGTGCCAGTGATGAAAGTTTTGTGCAGGCCTTTACCTCGACGGACGAGCAGGCCTATGGCATGCAAACGCTGTTAAATGTCGTCGGATTAATTGAGCAATACGAAGGCGGCAATCCGCGTAGCGTCGACTACGAGCAGGTGCGCGAGGTGCTAGATCAATCCAACGGCCAGATCGTTCCTCTCAGCAGCTAA
- a CDS encoding CoA pyrophosphatase, translating to MLEKLRKQLQQLTPQRLDHIVMREAAVLLPIVERPEPTLLFTRRASHLSTHSGQVAFPGGKREPFDSDLYATALREAEEEIALDPRLVEPLGRLSDVISLHGIRVTPWVGIIPPDLPLVADPGELDAIFEVPLSHFLDDYRTHTDVITVDGVAHYVPSYHVDGHIIWGLSAMMLVELLAEGFGMSIDLYQRPQGPLQYYPERTSRLPSSSATPSRPAPSRSNK from the coding sequence ATGTTAGAGAAACTGCGTAAACAGCTGCAACAACTGACTCCTCAGCGCTTGGATCACATCGTGATGCGCGAAGCCGCCGTGCTTTTACCCATTGTCGAACGTCCAGAGCCAACCTTACTATTTACCCGCCGTGCAAGCCACTTAAGCACTCACAGCGGCCAGGTCGCCTTTCCAGGAGGCAAGCGTGAGCCTTTTGACAGCGACCTCTACGCTACGGCGCTGCGCGAAGCTGAAGAAGAAATTGCCCTCGACCCTCGCCTGGTTGAACCGCTGGGAAGGCTGTCGGATGTTATTTCACTGCATGGGATTCGCGTTACACCCTGGGTCGGCATTATTCCGCCTGATTTACCGCTGGTGGCTGACCCGGGTGAGCTTGATGCTATTTTTGAGGTTCCGCTTAGCCACTTTTTAGACGACTACCGCACCCATACCGATGTGATTACGGTCGATGGCGTTGCTCACTATGTGCCCAGCTATCACGTCGATGGCCATATTATTTGGGGGCTGTCGGCAATGATGCTGGTGGAATTACTGGCAGAGGGTTTTGGCATGTCCATTGATTTATATCAACGCCCGCAGGGCCCTCTACAGTATTATCCGGAGCGCACAAGCCGGCTGCCTAGCTCATCTGCCACGCCTTCTCGCCCGGCGCCATCGAGATCTAATAAATGA
- a CDS encoding PRC-barrel domain-containing protein: protein MKMIKPAILGTLVVPAFILAAGMASAEETTETMEATYLTATPENTFHSDALTGNQVQSTVEDDQDIGTITDLVINEDGQITAVVVGVGGFLGVGEKSIAIEWDSLELTKEEDGEGYMISVNASEDALKDAEEYKRD, encoded by the coding sequence ATGAAAATGATTAAACCCGCTATTTTAGGCACTCTCGTCGTTCCGGCTTTCATTCTTGCCGCAGGCATGGCCAGCGCTGAAGAAACGACCGAAACAATGGAAGCGACCTACCTTACTGCCACACCAGAAAACACCTTTCATTCGGATGCTTTGACCGGCAATCAAGTGCAGAGCACTGTTGAAGATGATCAAGACATTGGCACCATTACCGATCTTGTGATCAACGAAGATGGCCAAATCACCGCGGTGGTTGTTGGCGTCGGTGGCTTTTTAGGTGTGGGTGAAAAAAGCATTGCTATCGAGTGGGATTCACTCGAACTCACCAAAGAAGAAGATGGCGAAGGCTATATGATTAGCGTTAACGCGTCTGAAGATGCTCTTAAAGACGCCGAAGAGTATAAGCGCGACTAA
- the gntR gene encoding gluconate operon transcriptional repressor GntR: MKKKRPTLQDIANHVGATKMTVSRCLRDPETVSEALRARIFSVAEQVGYIPNRAPDLLSRATSHSIGVLVPSLTNQVFADVIVGIESLTEPAGYHLMLAHYGYSPELEERSLASLLSYNVDGVILSDRDHTPRSLRMLETAGIPVVEIMDTYRPALQQAVGYDNVQAAYDMVSAMIQRGRRQVIYLGVRLDERTRQREQGYRRAMQEHGLTPITLKSTQRSSYSVGAALLKQVLADYPDADGVFCTNDDVAVGAYFECQRCEIDVPGRMALAGFHGHDVGQVMAPRLASVITPRQAIGEAAARELLARIRGEPLTQNVIDLGYRIEAGMTL, from the coding sequence TTGAAGAAAAAACGCCCCACCCTACAGGATATTGCCAATCACGTAGGGGCTACCAAAATGACGGTCAGCCGCTGCCTGCGCGATCCTGAAACGGTTTCTGAAGCACTACGCGCGCGCATCTTCTCAGTGGCTGAGCAGGTCGGCTACATACCTAACCGAGCCCCGGATTTACTCTCCCGAGCGACCAGTCACTCTATCGGTGTGCTGGTGCCGTCATTGACCAATCAGGTGTTCGCCGATGTGATTGTCGGCATCGAATCGCTGACGGAACCCGCGGGCTATCATTTGATGCTTGCTCATTATGGCTATAGCCCTGAGCTTGAAGAACGTAGCTTGGCCTCGCTGCTCTCTTATAACGTCGACGGCGTGATCCTTTCTGACCGCGATCACACCCCGCGCAGCCTGCGTATGCTGGAAACCGCTGGTATTCCGGTGGTTGAAATTATGGATACTTACCGGCCCGCGCTGCAGCAGGCGGTAGGATACGATAACGTTCAAGCCGCTTATGACATGGTCAGTGCCATGATTCAGCGGGGCCGACGTCAGGTGATTTACCTGGGCGTACGGTTGGATGAGCGTACTCGACAGCGCGAGCAGGGTTACCGCCGCGCTATGCAAGAGCACGGGCTAACGCCGATCACGCTGAAAAGCACCCAGCGCTCTTCTTATAGCGTGGGCGCGGCCTTGCTAAAGCAGGTGCTAGCCGACTATCCAGACGCCGATGGCGTTTTCTGCACCAACGATGACGTTGCCGTAGGCGCTTACTTCGAGTGCCAGCGATGTGAGATTGACGTGCCGGGGCGCATGGCCTTGGCGGGATTCCACGGCCACGACGTGGGGCAAGTAATGGCACCTAGATTGGCTAGCGTGATTACGCCGCGTCAGGCCATTGGCGAGGCGGCGGCGCGCGAGCTTTTAGCGCGTATACGTGGCGAGCCGTTAACGCAGAACGTAATCGACTTAGGTTACCGAATTGAAGCGGGCATGACGCTATAG
- a CDS encoding DMT family transporter, translated as MSPADALRMLLLSSLWGLSFIFMRVAAPEFGPVPLVLIRMGVGALLLMPLLISLHYLRLIWQHKGPLLLLGIVNHVLPFSLLALATTRLEAGFTSLINATTPIFTALIGVFFFATAIQRQQYWGLALALLGVYVLSANRLDFALGGDGWFILAVLGATFCYGIAGNYSKTRLGHLPTRVLAAGSCAMSALVLLIPGIWLWPSDPISPLAWGNAISLAALSTTLAFLLYFGLLASAGATATSTVTFLVPVSALVWGYLLLGETLSLQIIVGMVVTLIGTAIATKLLRLRSGGPLPPAHPPRE; from the coding sequence ATGTCACCCGCTGATGCGCTGCGTATGCTACTGCTTTCATCACTCTGGGGACTGTCCTTCATCTTTATGCGCGTAGCCGCTCCCGAATTCGGGCCAGTCCCTCTGGTACTAATACGTATGGGAGTGGGCGCGCTGCTATTAATGCCACTGCTTATCAGCCTGCACTATCTACGCCTAATCTGGCAGCATAAAGGCCCGCTATTACTGCTAGGGATCGTCAATCACGTACTGCCTTTTTCGCTGTTGGCACTCGCCACCACGCGCCTTGAGGCAGGCTTCACGTCACTCATTAACGCTACTACGCCTATTTTCACAGCATTGATAGGCGTGTTTTTCTTCGCCACCGCTATACAGCGCCAGCAGTACTGGGGACTCGCCCTGGCGCTGCTGGGGGTTTACGTTCTTTCCGCCAATCGGCTCGACTTTGCACTCGGTGGCGACGGCTGGTTTATTTTGGCGGTACTCGGGGCTACGTTTTGCTACGGCATTGCGGGCAACTACTCTAAGACGCGCTTAGGCCACCTGCCTACACGCGTTCTAGCCGCGGGCAGCTGCGCGATGTCGGCGCTGGTGCTCTTGATTCCCGGCATATGGCTGTGGCCCAGCGACCCCATCAGCCCGCTGGCCTGGGGCAACGCTATTTCGCTCGCAGCGCTTAGCACCACGCTGGCGTTTTTGCTTTATTTTGGTTTACTCGCCAGCGCAGGGGCTACCGCGACCTCAACAGTCACTTTTTTAGTGCCAGTTAGCGCGCTGGTGTGGGGTTATTTATTGCTGGGCGAAACGCTAAGCCTGCAGATTATCGTCGGCATGGTGGTTACGCTGATAGGTACGGCCATCGCTACCAAGCTGCTGCGCCTTAGATCTGGCGGGCCACTGCCTCCAGCGCATCCCCCACGCGAATAA
- a CDS encoding OsmC family protein yields MDRKASARWEGGLKDGKGTVSTESGVLDAKYSFKQRFEDEKGTNPEELIGAAHASCFSMALSMILGEKGYTADSIETSAKVTLSQSDAGFDISKIHLDVVAAISGADDAAFQEAAETAKANCPVSKVLNADVSMTAKLKG; encoded by the coding sequence ATGGATCGCAAAGCTAGCGCACGTTGGGAAGGTGGATTGAAAGATGGTAAAGGCACCGTTTCAACCGAAAGTGGCGTATTAGATGCCAAGTACTCCTTTAAGCAGCGCTTTGAAGATGAAAAAGGGACCAATCCTGAAGAGCTGATTGGCGCAGCCCATGCCAGCTGTTTTTCGATGGCGCTTTCAATGATTCTGGGCGAGAAAGGCTATACCGCTGATTCTATCGAAACCAGTGCTAAAGTGACTCTTTCCCAAAGCGATGCCGGATTCGATATTTCTAAAATTCACTTGGACGTTGTCGCCGCCATCAGTGGCGCAGACGATGCGGCTTTCCAGGAAGCAGCCGAAACCGCTAAAGCTAATTGCCCGGTTTCTAAAGTTCTTAATGCTGATGTCAGTATGACGGCTAAGCTGAAAGGCTAA